The following coding sequences are from one Phyllostomus discolor isolate MPI-MPIP mPhyDis1 chromosome 11, mPhyDis1.pri.v3, whole genome shotgun sequence window:
- the CASP3 gene encoding caspase-3: MENTENSVDSRSITNSETRFIPGSKSMDSGISLDYSYKMDYPQMGVCLIVNNKNFHQDTGMACRTGTDKDAKDVRETFMSLKYEVRNSNDLTRKDMLELMRSVSEEDHSRRSSFVCVFLSHGEEGVIFGTDGPVELRDLACFFRGDRCRSLTGKPKLFIIQACRGTELDCGIETDSGTDEDMACQKIPVEADFLYAYSTAPGYYSWRNAKEGSWFIQSLCALLKQYAGKLELMHILTRVNRKVALEFESFSFDHTFHAKKQMPCIVSMLTKELYFYH, translated from the exons ATGGAGAACACGGAGAACTCGGTGGATTCAAGATCCATCACAAACTCAGAAAC GAGGTTCATACCTGGCAGCAAATCGATGGACTCTGGAATATCCCTGGACTATAGTTACAAAATGGACTATCCCCAGATGGGCGTATGCTTAATAGTCAATAATAAGAACTTTCATCAAGATACTG GAATGGCATGTCGGACTGGTACAGATAAGGATGCAAAAGACGTCAGGGAAACATTCATGAGCTTGAAATACGAAGTCAGGAACAGTAACGACCTTACACGCAAGGATATGTTGGAATTGATGCGCAgtg TGTCTGAAGAAGACCACAGCAGGAGGAGCAGTTTTGTCTGCGTGTTTCTGAGCCACGGCGAGGAAGGGGTCATCTTTGGGACGGACGGACCTGTCGAGCTGAGGGACTTAGCGTGCTTCTTCAGAGGGGATCGCTGCAGGAGCCTGACCGGCAAACCCAAACTTTTCATCATTCAG GCCTGCCGGGGCACGGAGCTGGACTGCGGCATCGAGACGGACAGCGGCACGGACGAGGACATGGCGTGCCAGAAGATTCCGGTGGAGGCCGACTTCCTGTACGCGTACTCCACGGCGCCCG GTTACTATTCCTGGAGAAACGCGAAGGAGGGGTCCTGGTTCATCCAGTCGCTCTGTGCGTTGCTGAAACAGTACGCGGGCAAGCTCGAGCTCATGCACATTCTCACTCGGGTTAACCGGAAGGTGGCGCTGGAATTCGAGTCCTTTTCCTTTGACCACACTTTCCACGCAAAGAAGCAGATGCCGTGCATCGTTTCTATGCTCACAAAAGAGCTGTATTTTTATCACTaa